A genomic region of Anopheles coustani chromosome 3, idAnoCousDA_361_x.2, whole genome shotgun sequence contains the following coding sequences:
- the LOC131271755 gene encoding chondroadherin-like, with product MFAIVVLISVLAPLASEAAAYCPSRCVCDDVKLHVTCGEGELDVLPIALNPAIERLVIKFNRIKAIDSSIQFYTELTMLDLSYNHLLGVPKSIFMYQKRLLQLHLNNNKISSIGNKTFAGMSELRVLNLRGNFIEEVTKSLFRALPKLEELNLGENQISTLHPDAFDGLTNLRILHLDDNAINVIPTPSFRPVRLLAELYLGLNTLNQIHPGSFEGLQHLRRLDVRGSMLVNLTIDTFRGLENLRSLDISDNHLLKVPTVALSILGRLEELSLGQNDFEIIPEGAFYGLSNLRKVSISGALNLQRIQSGAFASNTNLDTVVIASNRLLVELDEGAFSGLPHIENVILRDNAIRTFREELLPWKQLRNFDISGNPLVCNCHMRWMKDLLREKPIETEQSQVICQYPERFAGEALREISSELLGCHQRQSDKDRAVVGAVLVASAASVTTFILVAYRLRHRLVDALGPNWHNKRNSLKEEKDLEFAKAFPEIEYHQPNFNIYTCNYQQMCQAKMAQHSPPQQFQHHIYETPIPVSDL from the coding sequence ATGTTCGCGATCGTGGTGTTGATCAGTGTTTTGGCGCCACTGGCAAGTGAGGCCGCCGCCTACTGCCCGTCCCGCTGTGTGTGTGATGATGTGAAACTGCACGTGACGTGTGGCGAGGGCGAGCTGGACGTGCTCCCGATCGCGTTGAATCCCGCCATCGAGCGGCTGGTGATTAAGTTCAACCGCATCAAGGCGATCGATTCGTCGATCCAGTTCTACACCGAGCTAACGATGCTCGACCTGAGCTACAACCATCTGCTCGGGGTACCGAAGAGTATCTTCATGTACCAGAAGCGGCTGCTGCAGTTGCATCTGAACAATAACAAGATCTCGTCAATCGGCAATAAGACGTTCGCGGGAATGAGCGAGCTGCGTGTGCTGAACCTGCGCGGCAACTTCATCGAGGAAGTGACGAAGAGCTTGTTCCGTGCGCTGCCGAAGCTGGAGGAGCTGAACCTGGGCGAGAACCAGATCAGCACGCTGCACCCGGACGCGTTCGATGGACTGACCAATCTGCGCATCCTTCATCTGGATGACAACGCGATCAATGTTATCCCGACACCCTCCTTCCGGCCGGTGCGGCTCCTGGCCGAGCTGTACCTCGGCCTGAACACGTTGAATCAGATCCACCCTGGGTCGTTCGAAGGTCTCCAGCACTTGCGCCGGCTCGATGTGCGAGGCTCGATGTTGGTCAACCTCACGATCGATACCTTTCGTGGTCTGGAGAACCTACGATCCCTGGACATCTCCGATAATCATCTGCTGAAGGTACCGACCGTCGCGCTGAGCATTCTCGGCCGACTGGAGGAGCTGTCGCTTGGTCAGAACGATTTCGAAATCATCCCCGAGGGAGCGTTCTACGGATTGTCGAATTTGCGCAAAGTATCCATCTCCGGTGCGCTGAATCTACAGCGTATCCAGTCCGGTGCGTTCGCTTCCAACACCAACCTTGATACGGTTGTAATCGCATCGAACCGACTCCTGGTGGAGCTGGACGAGGGTGCCTTCTCCGGTCTGCCGCATATTGAAAACGTTATCCTGCGTGACAACGCCATCCGGACGTTCCGCGAGGAGCTTCTGCCGTGGAAACAGCTGCGTAACTTCGACATCTCTGGCAACCCGTTGGTCTGCAATTGTCACATGCGTTGGATGAAAGATCTACTTCGCGAGAAGCCCATTGAAACCGAACAGAGCCAAGTGATCTGCCAGTACCCGGAACGGTTCGCAGGCGAGGCATTGCGTGAGATCAGCTCGGAGCTGTTGGGCTGCCATCAGCGTCAATCGGACAAGGATAGGGCCGTCGTTGGGGCCGTGCTGGTCGCATCGGCCGCTTCCGTCACCACGTTCATTCTGGTCGCATACCGGCTTCGCCATCGCCTTGTGGATGCGCTCGGACCGAACTGGCACAACAAGCGCAACTCGctgaaggaagaaaaggaCCTGGAGTTCGCCAAAGCCTTCCCCGAGATCGAGTACCACCAGCCGAACTTTAACATCTACACGTGCAACTACCAGCAGATGTGTCAGGCGAAGATGGCACAGCACAGTCCGCCACAGCAGTTTCAGCATCATATCTACGAGACGCCGATTCCAGTGTCCGACCTTTGA